Proteins encoded together in one Bacteroides zoogleoformans window:
- a CDS encoding 2-isopropylmalate synthase, which yields MSDKLFFFDTTLRDGEQVPGCQLNTVEKIQVAKQLELLGVDVIEAGFPISSPGDFNSVIEISKAVTWPIICALTRAVQSDIDVAAEALRFAKHKRIHTGIGTSDSHIKYKFNSNREEIIERAVAAVKYARKYVDDVEFYAEDAGRTDNEYLARVVEAVIKAGATVVNIPDTTGYCLPTEYGAKIKYLMEHVDGIHNAILSTHCHNDLGMATANTMAGVLNGARQVEVTVNGIGERAGNTSLEEIAMIIKCHNDIDVETNINTQKIYPTSRMVSSLMNMPVQPNKAIVGRNAFAHSSGIHQDGVLKNVQTYEIMNPHDVGIDDNSIVLTARSGRAALKNRLSVLGVNPTQDKLDEIYEEFLKLADKKKDINDDDILVLAGADRSQNHRVKLEYLQVTSGVGVRSVASLGLNISGEKFEAAAGGNGPVDAAIKALKKIINRHMTLKEFTIQAISKGSDDMGKVHMQVEYDNHVYYGFGANTDIIAASVEAYIDCINKFKV from the coding sequence ATGAGTGACAAATTGTTTTTTTTCGACACAACGCTTCGCGACGGTGAGCAGGTTCCCGGTTGTCAATTGAACACAGTGGAAAAAATTCAAGTGGCAAAGCAATTAGAGTTATTGGGGGTGGATGTGATTGAAGCCGGATTTCCCATTTCGAGTCCGGGGGACTTTAATTCGGTGATTGAAATATCAAAGGCTGTGACATGGCCTATTATCTGTGCCTTGACACGTGCCGTTCAGAGCGATATTGACGTTGCGGCCGAAGCTTTGCGGTTTGCTAAGCATAAACGTATTCATACGGGTATCGGCACATCAGATTCGCATATTAAGTATAAATTCAATTCTAATCGCGAGGAAATAATAGAACGGGCGGTAGCTGCCGTGAAGTATGCTCGCAAGTACGTGGATGATGTGGAGTTTTATGCCGAAGATGCCGGCCGCACGGACAACGAGTATCTGGCACGTGTGGTAGAAGCAGTGATCAAGGCCGGGGCTACGGTAGTGAACATTCCTGATACAACGGGCTATTGTCTGCCTACCGAGTATGGCGCAAAGATTAAATATCTGATGGAGCATGTTGACGGCATACATAATGCCATACTCTCCACCCATTGTCACAATGACTTGGGCATGGCTACAGCAAATACAATGGCCGGAGTGTTGAATGGTGCCCGTCAGGTGGAGGTTACCGTTAACGGTATAGGAGAACGTGCGGGAAATACTTCTCTTGAAGAGATAGCGATGATAATCAAGTGCCATAATGATATTGATGTCGAAACCAATATCAATACTCAGAAAATTTATCCGACCAGTAGAATGGTGTCGAGCTTGATGAATATGCCTGTACAACCTAATAAAGCAATTGTGGGGCGCAATGCTTTTGCCCATTCCTCGGGCATTCATCAGGACGGGGTGTTGAAAAATGTGCAGACTTATGAAATTATGAATCCTCACGATGTAGGAATTGATGACAACTCTATCGTACTGACTGCGCGTAGCGGGCGTGCGGCGTTGAAGAACCGCTTGTCTGTGTTGGGAGTAAATCCGACGCAGGACAAATTGGATGAAATATACGAGGAGTTTTTGAAGCTTGCAGATAAAAAGAAAGATATCAATGACGATGATATTCTGGTATTGGCGGGGGCTGATCGTTCGCAGAACCATCGTGTGAAGTTGGAATATTTGCAAGTGACGAGTGGGGTGGGTGTGCGTTCGGTTGCCAGCTTAGGATTGAACATATCCGGTGAGAAGTTTGAAGCGGCTGCCGGTGGGAATGGCCCGGTAGATGCAGCCATCAAGGCTCTGAAGAAAATAATCAATCGGCACATGACTTTGAAAGAGTTTACGATTCAGGCCATCAGTAAAGGGAGTGACGATATGGGTAAGGTGCACATGCAGGTGGAATATGATAACCATGTTTATTACGGATTCGGTGCCAATACTGATATTATTGCAGCTTCTGTTGAAGCCTATATTGATTGTATTAATAAATTTAAAGTATAA
- the leuC gene encoding 3-isopropylmalate dehydratase large subunit has product MNTLFDKIWDAHVVQKVEEGPTQLYIDRLYCHEVTSPQAFAGLRERGIKCFRPEKIFCMPDHNTPTHDQDKPIEDSVSRTQVETLGKNARDFGLTHWGMMDKKNGIIHVVGPERGLTLPGMTIVCGDSHTSTHGAMGAVAFGIGTSEVEMVMASQCILQTRPKTMRITIDGKLGKGVTAKDMALYMMSKMTTSGATGYFVEYAGEAVRSLSMEGRLTLCNLSIEMGARGGMIAPDETTFQYIAGREYAPKGEAWDKALDYWKTLKSDEGAVFDKQVNFAAEDIEPMITYGTNPGMGMGIADSIPTVEDTDEAARTSFQRALDYMGFQPGESLLGKKIDYVFLGACTNGRIEDFRAFASIVKGRKKADSVVAWLVPGSWMVDAQIREEGLDTILKDAGFAIRQPGCSACLAMNDDKVPAGKYAVSTSNRNFEGRQGPGARTLLASPMVAAAAAVTGAITDPRELI; this is encoded by the coding sequence ATGAATACATTATTTGATAAAATTTGGGATGCGCACGTAGTGCAGAAAGTGGAAGAGGGCCCCACACAACTTTATATAGACAGACTTTATTGTCACGAAGTCACCAGTCCACAGGCTTTTGCCGGGTTGCGCGAACGCGGAATTAAATGTTTCCGTCCGGAAAAGATTTTCTGTATGCCCGACCATAATACGCCGACGCACGATCAAGATAAGCCCATTGAAGACTCTGTGTCAAGAACTCAAGTAGAGACATTGGGTAAGAATGCAAGAGATTTTGGGTTGACCCATTGGGGTATGATGGACAAGAAAAATGGTATTATCCACGTGGTGGGGCCGGAGCGAGGGTTGACTTTGCCGGGGATGACCATTGTCTGTGGCGATTCGCATACTTCGACCCATGGTGCAATGGGGGCGGTGGCATTCGGCATCGGGACAAGTGAGGTGGAAATGGTGATGGCGTCGCAATGCATTCTTCAAACACGTCCAAAGACAATGCGTATCACGATTGACGGTAAGCTTGGAAAAGGAGTGACAGCAAAAGATATGGCTTTGTATATGATGTCGAAAATGACAACCAGCGGTGCTACAGGATATTTTGTGGAGTATGCCGGAGAGGCTGTGCGTAGCCTGTCCATGGAGGGTAGGCTGACATTGTGCAACTTGAGTATAGAAATGGGGGCGCGTGGCGGTATGATTGCTCCGGATGAAACTACTTTTCAGTATATCGCGGGAAGAGAATATGCGCCAAAAGGTGAAGCATGGGATAAAGCGCTGGATTACTGGAAAACATTGAAGAGTGATGAAGGCGCCGTATTTGATAAACAAGTGAATTTTGCCGCCGAGGATATTGAGCCGATGATTACTTATGGTACTAATCCCGGTATGGGTATGGGGATTGCAGACTCTATTCCTACCGTCGAAGACACGGATGAGGCGGCGCGAACTTCTTTTCAGAGGGCGTTGGATTATATGGGTTTCCAGCCGGGTGAGTCTTTATTGGGCAAGAAGATTGATTATGTGTTCTTGGGAGCGTGTACCAACGGTCGCATTGAAGATTTCCGTGCGTTTGCCTCTATTGTGAAAGGGCGTAAAAAGGCAGACAGTGTAGTGGCATGGTTGGTACCCGGTTCTTGGATGGTAGATGCACAGATTCGTGAAGAAGGATTAGACACAATTCTGAAAGACGCCGGATTTGCTATCCGACAACCCGGATGTTCTGCATGCTTGGCTATGAACGACGATAAAGTACCTGCTGGAAAATATGCCGTATCGACCAGTAATCGCAATTTTGAAGGACGCCAAGGACCGGGGGCCAGAACCTTGCTTGCCAGTCCCATGGTGGCCGCTGCTGCTGCGGTGACAGGGGCTATTACCGACCCGAGGGAACTCATCTGA
- the leuD gene encoding 3-isopropylmalate dehydratase small subunit: MKQKFDIITSTCVPLPLENVDTDQIIPARFLKATTREEKFFGENLFRDWRYHPDGSLNKDFILNNPAYSGQILVAGKNFGSGSSREHAAWAIAGYGFRVVVSSFFADIHKNNELNNFVLPVVVSESFLKELFDSIFANPKVEVEVNLPEQTITNKGTGKSEHFEINAYKKHCLMQGLDDIDFLVKHKDKIEAWENKNEA, from the coding sequence ATGAAACAGAAATTCGATATCATTACCAGTACTTGCGTACCCCTTCCATTAGAGAATGTAGATACAGATCAGATTATCCCGGCACGTTTCCTGAAAGCTACTACCCGTGAGGAGAAATTCTTTGGAGAGAACCTGTTTCGCGATTGGCGTTACCATCCGGATGGCTCTCTGAACAAAGATTTTATTTTGAACAATCCGGCTTACAGCGGGCAGATTCTGGTGGCAGGGAAAAACTTCGGTTCCGGTTCCAGTCGTGAACATGCGGCATGGGCCATTGCCGGTTATGGTTTTCGTGTTGTGGTGTCCAGCTTCTTTGCGGATATTCATAAGAACAACGAATTGAATAATTTCGTGCTTCCGGTGGTGGTGAGCGAATCGTTCTTGAAAGAACTGTTCGATTCCATATTCGCCAATCCTAAAGTGGAGGTCGAAGTGAACCTGCCCGAACAAACCATCACCAATAAGGGCACGGGCAAGAGCGAACATTTTGAAATTAACGCCTATAAGAAACATTGCCTGATGCAAGGATTGGACGACATTGATTTTTTGGTTAAGCATAAAGATAAGATAGAAGCTTGGGAGAATAAAAATGAAGCATAA
- a CDS encoding alpha-isopropylmalate synthase regulatory domain-containing protein translates to MKHNYPKVEIMDTTLRDGEQTSGVSFVPHEKLMVARLLLEELKVDRVEVASARVSDGEFQAVKMICDWAACHNLLPRVEVLGFVDGHTSVDWIHAAGCRVINLLCKGSLKHCTCQLKKSPEEHIEDILAVVKYAGERNMKVNVYLEDWSNGMKESPEYVFLLMEALIQTRIQRYMLPDTLGILNPLQVIEFMRKMVKRYPHAHFDFHAHNDYDLAVSNVLAAVLSGCKGLHTTINGLGERAGNAPLASVQAILKDHFSAVTNIDESRLNDVSRVVESYSGIAIPANKPIVGENVFTQVAGVHADGDNKSNLYFNALLPERFGRKREYALGKNSGKANIRKNLEDLGLQLDEEAMRKVTERIIELGDKKELVTQEDLPYIVSDVLKHGVVEERVSLKSYIVNLAYGLKPMATLKIEINGKEYEESSSGDGQYDAFVRALRKIYKLTLGRKFPMLTNYAVTIPPGGRTDAFVQTVITWSFEDKMFRTRGLDADQTEAAIKATVKMLNIIEGEYEKMG, encoded by the coding sequence ATGAAGCATAATTATCCGAAAGTAGAAATTATGGACACTACACTCCGTGACGGTGAACAAACCAGCGGAGTTTCTTTTGTGCCTCATGAAAAGCTGATGGTTGCCCGTTTATTGCTGGAGGAGTTGAAGGTGGACAGGGTGGAGGTTGCTTCGGCAAGAGTGTCCGATGGGGAGTTTCAGGCGGTGAAGATGATTTGTGACTGGGCTGCCTGCCACAATTTATTGCCGAGAGTAGAGGTTCTCGGTTTTGTGGATGGACACACTTCGGTGGACTGGATACATGCTGCCGGTTGCCGTGTCATTAATCTGTTGTGCAAAGGCTCGTTGAAACATTGTACTTGTCAATTGAAGAAAAGTCCGGAAGAGCATATTGAGGACATTCTGGCCGTGGTGAAGTATGCCGGCGAACGGAACATGAAAGTCAATGTCTATCTGGAGGATTGGAGCAATGGCATGAAAGAATCTCCGGAATATGTTTTTCTGCTGATGGAAGCATTGATTCAAACCCGTATACAACGCTACATGCTGCCCGATACGTTGGGTATACTGAACCCCCTGCAAGTCATTGAGTTTATGCGAAAGATGGTGAAGCGTTATCCACATGCTCATTTTGACTTTCATGCCCACAACGACTATGATCTTGCCGTGAGCAATGTGTTAGCTGCCGTATTGAGTGGTTGCAAGGGACTGCACACCACCATTAATGGGCTGGGCGAACGTGCCGGAAATGCGCCGCTGGCCAGTGTGCAGGCCATTCTGAAGGACCATTTCAGTGCGGTGACCAACATTGACGAGAGTCGGCTGAATGATGTGAGCCGGGTGGTGGAGTCTTATTCGGGCATTGCTATCCCTGCCAATAAACCTATTGTCGGTGAAAATGTATTTACGCAGGTGGCGGGGGTACATGCTGATGGTGATAACAAAAGCAATCTTTACTTCAATGCTCTGCTGCCCGAACGCTTCGGACGCAAGCGTGAATATGCTTTGGGCAAGAACAGCGGCAAGGCTAATATCCGGAAGAATCTGGAAGACTTGGGTTTGCAATTGGATGAAGAAGCAATGCGTAAGGTCACAGAGCGTATCATTGAGCTGGGCGACAAGAAAGAGTTGGTGACACAGGAAGACTTGCCTTACATTGTTTCGGATGTCTTGAAGCATGGAGTGGTGGAAGAGCGTGTCAGCCTGAAGAGTTATATCGTGAATCTGGCTTATGGATTGAAACCGATGGCTACGCTGAAGATAGAAATCAATGGTAAGGAATACGAGGAGAGCTCCAGCGGAGACGGACAATACGACGCTTTTGTGCGTGCCCTGCGCAAGATATATAAGCTGACGCTGGGGCGTAAATTCCCGATGTTGACAAACTATGCGGTGACCATTCCTCCCGGCGGACGTACCGATGCCTTTGTGCAGACTGTCATCACATGGAGCTTTGAAGATAAAATGTTTCGCACGCGCGGCCTTGATGCCGACCAGACGGAAGCCGCCATCAAAGCAACGGTGAAGATGCTTAATATCATAGAGGGCGAGTATGAAAAGATGGGGTAG